The following DNA comes from Mugil cephalus isolate CIBA_MC_2020 chromosome 6, CIBA_Mcephalus_1.1, whole genome shotgun sequence.
CATGGAAAAGGCTACTGATGTCTACAACAAGTTAAAACTTCGCTTCGTGGGCAAGGCAGAGGTGGCAGCTAAACCtaaaacagagaacaaagaagaggaggaagatggtgAGAAGGAGACACACGATGCAGGTAAAAGGacacattttgtatttcttaGTTTTATGCAGTCTGTGTTGAGGCTTGGTACACTTGTAGTTTCTTACATAAAACTACAACCTTTGCAGATTCTACTCCTGTAAATGGGGAATCAGAGCAGAAAAAGAATGACACAGAGGTTGAGGAAAAACCAAAATCGCCTGCACCAGAGGAGAACAACGACGAAGCCTCTTCAAGTCCAAACAGGTGACGTAAAACAGTGTATAACATCTCTGCTCGGTATTCAGTCATGACATGTGGTAAATGAACAAGACGGGTGTATTCATTTATGCCTTCATTTAGAGACCTAATACATGTTGACTGAGAGCACACATAAAAGGACCAACCCATTTTTAAACACATGGAAATCTTTTCTgtttaaacacacatgtaaGTGTGATTTTAAGCACATCGTTCGTTGCTACTGATTGTGTGCTTTCTCTTCAGACGGAGCCCTGACAGCCCAGCTGATCAACTGACACACACGTATGAAGAAGCAGACAACTCCATCTCTGCAGAGATGGAACCACCTGCCATAGAAAGCTAAAGGACCCTTAAGAACCACTGCAGTGGACCAAGTGCTAAAAGATGGTGGCCTCTGTTTGACGTCATACAGTGCTCCTCGCCCTACAACATGGCAACACACACCCAGCATTTCCTACAGTAACTGTCGATATAGATGTTCTGGACATTTGGCACTACGATGATATCAAACCAGAAACCCCTTTTTGTTCACACCTTTTGGTCCATTATTTATCGCAGCAAAAAGGAAAGCTTACTAGCGTCATAGTTTGTGGCACTGCGCaaacctctttttttatttctgaattgTTCCTTTTATACGACATTTGGCCCGTCCTGGATCGTCACCTCTGAAACCCCTGCTCATGGCTACTTTGTTCTTTGTACAATATGAACTcgtattttgtttgttcatacCTTATGCACATTGAATGATACATTTTTAGCACCTCTAACTGGACATTATCTTGGGGTAGTATGAGAAGAAACTTTAATGATTCTTGCAGGGAATCGGGGAAGCAATGCTGTTAATTTGTTGCTTTGAAGATTTTGTGCAGCCCTAACATCcattggtttcattttataaagCCTGCAAAACATCACAAATGCCTCTTGTCTGCGTGTATGACACTGTGAGAGTGGTAAAGTACTATTTGTGAGTCTTATATGTTacgtatttttttaattatcaggTCTTGATCCAGTTACTCTAGTATGAAATGtcacttttactgtttttcacTGAGGTCCACCTACTTTTTTTATAACCTTGTTTTCATATAGTTCCAGTTTTGTCTAAAATAACAATTTATGTGGAGTAAAACAACATGCACTCCCCTCTCCCCTAGTGTCTGCTTTCAGTAACTTGCATAAATGGAATAACCATACAGATGAATACCTGCCCTTGAAAGCTATCGAGATCTCCTGTAGCTGCAGCCTATTTGGACATTTTTCTTGTCATGTGCATACAGGTGTTTTTAGTGCTATGTAAATTGGTAAAGCATTTCTATCGTTTAGTTGAGACTTGAATAAAAATCTCAGCAtggttttgtttctatttttcgTGTTTTCCGGTGTTTACAACgtgcttttcattcatttgaaagtGCCACAATAACTTAGCTACTTAATTAACTGTAGGCTTCTAGTGACAGATTAACATTTCTCTCGACTGTCGGGCTTTAGAGCAATTATACAACAAACTCTGAGAGCGACTGTGCtatgtttgtgtaatttaaCAAGTGTGCTATCATCAAGCAACGAGGCTCGAACAGTAGCGGGGGACTAGACCTTTAATTCCACCGGTTCCCATATGAGAATCTCGCATAATACTCCAGTCAGCTGACTTTAGACGCCATTTTGTCAGCCATTTCCTACACTGATCCATTGCCAGCGTCTCTGCACGGCACAGGACAGGACGCCCCGTCTGGCCTCAGCTTCTCCTGCCCGGGCTCGGTAAACGGCAGCGGACCCTGCACCACACGGTACCCGGGTGGATGAGAGACAGTCTAGCGGGTCGGTCGGCACCCACTAGACCTCTGCACGGAGCTCGGACCCGCGGGACGGAAGCGGCGCAAGTCACGGACGGACATGGCTTTGAAGATTGTCAAAGGGAGCATCGATCGGATGTTCGATAAAAATCTTCAGGATTTAGTACGTGGCATCAGGAATCACAAGGAAGATGAGGTAAAACGGACAACACGCAAACGCTGTCACCTGGGACACTTTAAATCAACTGTTCATGAATGTTTTTAAGTGCACTCGCAGTGTGAGGACCGTTATCGCTGGGTAGTTTAAAGCTAAGGCTACGTACGTTAACGTTAGGTAGCTGgtctgctagcattagcatcagctCAGTCATTGCAGCCGTTCATACAGACAAATGCTGCCGACTGGACTAtaactgctttgtttttataataGGCTATTCAATACAACCTGTTACTCACTTTGTATAAAAGAGagcgacagagagagaaacatttagCTGTCACGTTGCAAGCATTAATGTCCATTTCAGGGTTGTTACTGACAGCTAGGTCCCCTAGCTAACAGCTAGTTGTGAAGAGGAAGCAGACCGCTAGATTATCACAATTTATTAGGAGATTACTCTTCGGAAAAACTGAGATCCGACCTAGAGGGTAACGCGAGCACTCCTCCTGCTAGGACAATAATGCCGAATTTATCACTTATTGGCCTTCGAGGCTGATTTATTGTGGCGTCCTGCGATGTTGTTTGAGTCAAGTAAACCACAATAACGTGGCTCTGAATGGGCGGTGTGGTGCTCTAATATATCAAGTTAGGTTATAGTCACCCTGGATGTGTGTATTAAACTTGGATCACGTTAATTAGCAGCTCGTGATCACATCGGTGTCTAGTGATGTCATCCCTGTGACAGCTCTGTGGGTGATCAGACCCGAGTGGGTTGTTGGGGCCCTCCAGAAAACACTGTTTGGGGCAACAGCCATCTCCCAACATCACCCTGCTCTGTGTTGGTGGTGTCTGATCTTTTTGATGTAGTAAAATGTCTTTCAGGTAGTGAGAGAAGGTGGGTATGAAATCGGTTGTGCagagctgctgtgctgtgtaCACCTGCCACAAGCTGTAGGTAAAGTGTGAAATGTAGAGGTAGTGTGTACAACCTCTCTCTCAGTGTGGCAAGTTTGTCTTGGAACCAGAGGCTCGACTAGTCAGCTATAAACACGTTTAACTTGGATGTCATGTCACCTCTATTAAGACGTAAATCCAATCATCCTTATATGTGATTTGGGAAATAAGCATGTAGATCAGCTGTGTAATCCACCAGGGTTTGATCTTTTGATTCAGTGTGCGGTCTCACCTGTTCTCCATCGGTAACCCGACCTGTGCAGTCTAGATAAGGCGGTGGTTGCCCAGTCAACAGTGGACAGTTtgctgaaatattaatactgtgtgtgtgtgtactcctGAGCATGTGTCAACATTTTCCTGGCCAACCCACAGtttctcatgtttgtttttcacatgtgTGCTGAGTCTTTGCTCTCTCCATTCATTCACTCTCCCTCCCACGCATTTGGAACAGCAGACATACCGAAGAAAGGTGTTAAGGTGCCGTCGGTACAAGTTGGAGGATTGACAGTATGAATTTTGGGCATATTTGCTGTTGTCGTTTGATAAAAAGAACTTATGTGACACCAGTTAGGGGTCACATTAGCTCTTTGCTTGGAAAGTGAAGGCCTTCGAGATAATCTCCAATGTATGGGGAAACGTTGTCCATGGGTTGGCTTTGTGTCAACTATTCCAGTTATTTGACTGAAGTCTGAATTGGTGATTGTGGGAGAGGTTGATGGAgaagcactgtgtgtgtgtgtctggtgatAGTGTGTTAAACCCTCCCAGTCTGCCCTCCAGCTCTGCTAGCCACAGTCTCTCCAGGAGCAGCGGGCAGaaaccccctccccaccacctcctcctcctgtcactgTGCTGTCTCATGACCGTGCACACATGACCGGCACACTACTGCTCtacagagctgtgtgtgtttgctttgcaaGGTTGCTCCTCTCAACAATGATTTGCTGATTGCTTGCATTTAAACGTCTAGCTCGGCTTGTTCTCCGCCTCTGAATGAAATGTGTGGTCTGTTCTCACTGTTTTAGGAAATCTGTTGAATTATAGCAGGACTTGTAAGAGCTCATTCAGTCAGGCGTGATATTACTGGGAACGCTCATTTGTTAGAATGCTTTGATGGTTTGGAGAGCTCACCCGTAACCTTgcattaaataactaaattgtGCAGTTGGACTAGTACATCCTTTGCTTATGATCTTTATTTGTATGTGTTGGTCTAAAAGCATGGTCAGTTTGATTACGGTTTGAAAAAGGGGAATGTATTCAAGTGCATTCCAGCTATCAGGCCATGTACTATGATCTGATGGTGCCGTTCATTGCGTCACTAATGGCCATCAGGGGATGAACTGTTTAGACGACCGTAGtttttgacctgaaaaatgtaaTGCCCTCCCGTGTCAAGTGTCAGAGATGTGGCTAACGCTGGAAGCAATAAGCaatagaggagaggaagaagagtcTCAGCTTTGTAAAAGCAATACTCAGGCTCCACCTCTGCTGCGCTGGCAAGTGCCTTACATGGCAGTATCAAAAAgaccacatttttcctggtgcTGGTTAGCAGGCAGCATCCCTCTCTGGGTATCACTCCACTTAATCTGATCTGGTGTCTGTTGTTTGTCCTCTCCTTTGTCTGCCCTCAGGCCAAGTACATCTCCACATGCATCGACGAGATCAAGCAGGAGCTCAAGCAGGACAACATCGCTGTCAAAGCCAATGCTGTGTGCAAGCTCACCTACGTAAGATCTCTCACCCTCCATGGATTCTCTGGCTGTCGCGTCCGCTCTATACATAGACCCTGATGCACTTACAGATAGCACAATGTTTTTGACTCTCAGCGTAAGCTCAGCCCTGTTGTCTGTAGATGTGCAAAGACCGTGCGATTGATTTAGGTCATGATGCCAGCGTATTGATACAAATATGGCCATCAATTTAATATTCCACACCCAAGattaacaaagaaataaattaaacggATAAGACTTTATCCATAAGcaacacataataataaagtttgaaaTATGTCCCAATATATACActtaatattttatacattgTCATCTGAACACATAATTCAAGGAATTTAGACCAGCAAGGGAACCACCGACTATCACAAACTGGTTCCACTCCACAAGTGTAGCACATTATGTTGACACGCACACAGTGGAGAAATCTGTCTGGCTGTGATTACCGAAAAAGAGGACTACACAGAGACATCTGTCTTCATGTATTATCAAAGACAAGAGAGGATAACGCTGAATCAAAGCCTTCATGAGGGTCAAACAGAGGCACCCTGTTAGCTACGTGATATTTTTTACATAACAGGTACAAGGCCACATGTTTCATAGCCAAAGATTCATCACTATACAGCGATGTAGATATCCAGCAACCAACACTGTGCACTGTGTTTAAATGACATCACTCTTTCTATTTATAGTTAAGTACACATATAGGTTTATATGTCTCCACTGACTTGGCATTTGTGCTCACTTTGAGAGCTTCCAACTCATTTCTGTTGGTGTCTCTGTACACCACAGGAACAGCTCCTCCTTTTACTCACCATCtatctctgtctcctctgtgcAACAGCTTCAGATGCTGGGCTATGATGTCAGCTGGGCCGCTTTCAACATCGTTGAAGTCATGAGTTCCTCCAAGTTCACATACAAGGTACAACTGGAATATCGCGATAAATCTTGGAAAGTATGGTTTGgacagaaatgttaataagaTAGCTGAGATGTTCTTTTGAAGAAGTTTAATTCTGGTGACAGATGTTGACTTTAGGAATCCACATAGATACACATCCATAAATGGTACACTGTGCTGTAAATCCCTGCAGAGCTGATGAATGTCAGTAATAACGTAAATTAATCAGaatatgtgtttatttctgtttgcttCTCCCTCTGCAGAGGATTGGCTACCTGGCAGCCTCGCAGTGCTTTCATGAGAGCACAGATGTCATCATGCTGACCACCAATCAGATTCGAAAGGTCAGTGATGCAATTTTTTCGTACTTCATGTGAGCATCAACTTCTATCACACAACCTTTTCCGtctgattgatttttttctttctatgttTTACCCTTTCTCTCCAGGATCTCAGCAGCCCCAACCAGTATGACACAGGCGTTGCCCTCACTGGGCTGTCGTGTTTTGTGACCCCTGATCTGGCTCGGGACCTGGCCAATGACATCATGACACTGGTGAGTCATGGAGAGCTTTTAGGACAGCGCtatcttcttctgctctttaatGCAGCAGATAATATATCCAgaatattacattaaaaaaaaaaaaagtttttcatctCAAACAGTTTGAACACAACTGTCTTTGCTGTTTTTCTCCGTAGATGTCCCACACTAAACCTTACATCAGGAAGAAAGCTGTGTTGATTATGTACAAGGTGTTCCTGAAATACCCAGAGTCCCTGCGCCCAGCTTTCCCCAGGCTCAAGGAGAAACTGGAGGACCCAGATCCAGGTATCAGGAAACACGCTACTCAATTTACTGTCATGAACGAGAAAATGAACAgtcttttgctgctgtttttggttGTGGGTTTATTTTTATCCGTGTGTACTATTTCTAATTTGAGTTAAATCATGGACAGAGTTGGAACACCTGGGGACAAGCATTCTCTGTTACCTGAACCCCATCAATTATTCAGCAACGAAGAATATGAGATTAAGGGAGGCTGAGTTGCGATACTGCCAGGGCTGTTTGGCAATATTGTTGCACAGACAAAATCATCTTAACTTGAACTGTGCCAGTGGTCTCATACAAATTTATGTCATTaagatattctttttttttttactagtttCAGTGTGATGTAGGTTACAATAAATATACACGTTCTCAACTTGAAATGTTAACCACGTTAtaataatgtgatttttttgttgtatatGCCGTCACTACACATTGAATCGTGAATTGcaattttttggttttattcaaATAGATTATCTTTTGCCCTTTCTATTTCcagattaattattatttccgAGTACTATTTGTTGCTGTCTAACATGTTTGTTCCCTCTTCAGGCGTCCAGTCAGCAGCGGTAAATGTTATCTGTGAGCTGGCTCGGAGAAATCCCAAGAACTACCTGTCTCTGGCCCCACTTTTCTTCAAACTCATGACCTCCTCCACTAACAACTGGGTTCTCATTAAGATCATCAAGCTGGTGAGTCCGCAACACGCACAAACTGCCTTAAATTTATTTAGGTACATGTATTGTTCTATTTGTTCTGTCATTCATATGGAacttcttttacattttagactatatatagaaatatatatagatatatagaatatatatagaaatgtcTCTTTATTTAATTGGTCCTGTTCTCTGTCTCATACTCATCAAAAGGAGAAATACTTAGTAAATCATGATACGTTGTCTCCAAATTGCTAATTTAATACATTAAGGAACATGTGCAGTGTTTGCAACAATATTCACATTTGTTGACTTTAAGgaaaataaacttattttatccaCAGTTTGGCGCTCTCACACCTCTGGAGCCACGGCTGGGGAAGAAGCTGATCGAGCCTTTGACTAACCTAATCCACAGgtaaaatgaaattatgatCTTGTCCGTAGAAGGTAAAAACTGTCATGAAAGCATCAATAATAATTTCGACCTCCTCTCTGTTCCTCCCCCATCCTCATCTCTCTCACAGTACCTCTGCCATGTCTCTGCTGTATGAATGTGTCAACACTGTAATTGCAGGTCAGTACTGGTGTTCTGTGGGCAGCGCTCGGGTCCCACTCAACATAGCTTGTGTTTGGTATTATAGTTCATGCCGAAGATTTTCAAAGTTACTCATAATTTAAAACgctattttgtattttattctatatatttGTGGCATGTCTTTTTAGGTGTGTGATTTATTGTCTGCATCAAGAAATGTGATTATAATTTGGTTCATATCCATAAAAGTAGGAGTATATAGCAAAATACTCATTAAAGCTCTTGCAGATTTGGTTGGATGATTAAGAGGTTTTCGTGTACAAATCCCAGTCTTGTCACTTTGTCATGTTACGTTGACATTCAGGTTGAACTGCCTCTTTGTCCTTCATTGCAGTGCTGATTTCTCTGTCTTCTGGGATGCCTAACCACAGTGCTAGTATCCAGGTAAGCCTCTCATGTCCCATCCTCCATCTGTTTCATGTGGTTAGAAGCAGATTTTAACCCTTTCCACTCCAGTTAAATCACAGTGCATGCTTTCACAAATCTGTCTGATCAAATCTATGCTCAATAGAAAATGTCAAACTGGCTACAAAGACTCAGAAAAGCTTTCAGTCCTTGTGACTGTCAGTAATGCATGAAAAGGACATTTTTCTCCATCTAACGTAGGACCCCCACTTCAGTTTGCCACATTTACTGTGTGTTCCTTGAAATGTTCTCGTATGACAAGACTGAAACTGGTGTGGAAAGGTTTACTTGGGTGTTAACGGCTCTGtttctctcctgctctctctctgtttctctccctcccgCAGCTCTGTGTGCAGAAACTGCGAATCCTGATAGAAGACTCGGACCAGAACTGTGAGCCCTCTGTCAATGCCTGCAGTGTGTCATTTTCTCATTGTCTGCGTGTTTCTGACTGTGGAACAGTCCACCCTTTTAGACGACGATAATTTAGAGCCCCTGACTCTGGATAACTCGAACATTATTACCTTTTCATACCCAAGCAGACGGCCTGCTTGGAATACCACTGCACTGAAGTCCTGTCCATCTCTTTACCACAAAACCAAATCATGTATGACTGAGAAAACTCACAGCCAACAGTGGATGTTCCACTTAGTTGCTTTTGTTGGCCAACAGGCTGATAGAGCTTAGCTCTGTAAATACAGTCTCACACAAACAGTTGGAATTTAGGTATCTGCATCCACCAATTCGAGTTATCTGGACCTCCATCCATAGATAGTCGTGTCTGTTGAGTAGAGTATAGATGTCTGGTCTTAATAGAGCAGTTTGTGAATCCGTGGCTTAAGGTTTTGTTTATCCTTTCACAGCTCTTCTTGTTCGCTGCTTCACAGAGGGGGAGTCGTGGTGttgtggttagagaagcagctttgggaccaAAAGCAGAGGTCCATGTTTGAGGCCTATCATTTTTAAACATGGTTTATACTCTCCCCCAAGTAAATACATTACAAATTGTTGAATAAAAACTGTGGCAGACTTGCAGTACCATATATAAGGCTTCAGATGTACTGCATGTAGCTAAGATGGGAACCTTAAGTCAGTGATTTAGATGCATTGTGTGTGCATGGAATGACTAGATGGTGAGAAAACTTCAGCTGAAGCCAGTGTGTCGACAACAATCTTTGATACACGTGGCTGTTGCACACAATCTGGTCTTTTCCCACAACGTACCACTGAACGGCCATTCCCACTTCTCCACTGCTGAACTCTCGCCTTCTTCCCCTTTCACTATGCGGCTGACTATCCAACAAAAGCACAACAGACTAAAGGGAAATAAGCTGGTAGTGTCTGTTGTCAGCGTCTGTAGTCGCACCGAGGCCACATCCCAGGTCATTTCTGTATTCGCTGCAGCGATCAGCCCTCCTCACCTGAAGGTCACTACCACACACCTTCATTGATCCGGGAACCTGAGAGACATTAGTCTCTGTCAGATTAGATGATGGACAGAGCGCAGTGAGTTAGCAGATTTGTGGattctatttgtttatttattttttaaacgtTCTGGTGAGCCAGTAGGATGAGCTGCCAGAGACAAAggataaagtaaaacaaaatccaTTGTGTGTTGTCCCgtgtacatgtttgtgtgtcctttCCATCgttctgtgttttatgtttctttcctttttgatatttatttattcaatttcagagagtttttagttttagagtttaATGCAGTGAAGGTTAGAATATGATTAATACATGTATGTAGTTGTTACTGATCatgaacattttctgtatacACACACTAAGGATTTTTTATGGTTTAAAAAACTAAGAAATATTGTACCAGCTGTGTAGGTACCAGTTGTACCAGTCATATTCAAGTAAGAACAGCGAGGTTTATGAGTTAATGTCATTACAATGAATAGTAAGAAATCTACTTGGTAGACTTTGGAGAGACAAGGGCTGCTTGTAACTCTGCTGTTACGTACGCTGAAgccatgtgtgttcatgtatttGTGTAGTGAAGTACCTAGGCCTGCTGGCCATGTCAAAGATCCTGAAGACCCACCCCAAGTCAGTGCAGTCTCACAAGGACCTTATCCTCCAGTGTCTGGATGATAAGGATGAATCCATCCGTCTGAGAGCTCTGGACCTGCTCTATGGCATGGTATGgagtaaaaaaaagttgattttaACATCACGACAACTGTGGTTTACTTATTGTACAGTTAAAATACTGTTTAAGCTGTAAATCCCTGCACTCACTCGGTTTTTATAACTTTTTTGTGATAAACAGGAAATTTGTATGAATAGGATTATAAATTGTCAAAACTAAATTGTGCAGTTTTTGTTCATACTTTGGGGCTGATCTCTGCTCTCTCCAGGTATCCAAGAAGAACTTGATGGAGATTGTTAAGAAGCTGATGCTGCACGTGGACAAAGCAGAAGGAACCACCTACAGAGATGAACTGCTCACCAAGATCATCGACATCTGCAGCCAGAGCAACTACCAGTACATCACCAACTTTGAATGGTCTGTTAACTCCACAACAGCATCGTCTCATGTTTCACTGTGAAATATGTGTGTGATgacattttctcctcttcataTCTGCCTGACAGGTACATCAGTATCCTGGTGGAGCTGACCCGATTAGAGGGTACGCGGCACGGCCACCTCATTGCCTCTCAGATGCTTGATGTGGCCATTCGGGTCAAAGCCATCCGAGTCTTTGCCGTCGCTCAGATGGCCACTCTGCTGGACAACGCCCACCTGCTGACAGGCAACATGCAGCGAAATGGCATCTGTGAGGTGTTGTATGCTGCAGCATGGATCTGCGGCGAGTTCTCAGAGTAAGCAGAGTTTTCCCATTGTGGTTCATCAAGTAGGGACGGGTTCTGATAGATGGATCCATTTTGTTAAAATACGTTGGTTCAGGCATTCATGCTTTAGACGttctgttaaaagtttgaaagtCGACAAAACAGTTGGAATGTGGGAATTTCCACCGTGTTGTTAGTTTCTATGACTTCTGTAACTttagcacaacacaacaaaaaaagtgatCAAGCCTTATAACCCCTCAGCAGAGCAGAATGATTTGGGTTTTAAAGTCAGTtacaatactttttgtttgcaTGATGGTTCTTTAAGTCTGAGTTTCAGCCCTTAAACCACATTTAAAATTAGCCATGTCATTAATCTAATTAGAATAGGCTAGATTCTTAAACATTAagctacatatatatttttttttaaagttttttgagccaagtgaaattattttgtaaCTACTGGTTTACACTCAGCACCAAACACCTTGAAAAAACAGGttaaacatgtaaacagttaaatatAAAGACAGAGTgtattaagataagataatcatTCCTTTGTCCCACAGTAGGATATCCTTTGTTCTGAGCTGCTTAACAATAAATCCACAAGGAAATGAATGACAACTTGATTCAAATACTTTGTTAGCCCTGACCTGGCAGCGTAGCCCAGCCCAAATACACTCACTGTGTCTTTCACCACCATATGTTCACCCTATGTGTAACACTTGCTGCATTAGCCACCTTTAACTTTCGTCTGCAGTGCTGCCCCAATACTGTATTTGTGACCTACCAGAGAGTAAAGCGTAACCAACCAGTGATAACAGAAATCCCTCCTTGTCTTCTCAGACACCTGGAGAACCCGATGCAGACGTTGGAGGCCATGCTGCGGCCCAAGGTGGCCACCCTACCAGGCCACATCCAGGCGGTGTATGTGCAGAACGCAGCTAAGCTGTTTGCCACCGTGCTGAAAAGCCAGGAGGGGAACACGGACGCCACAGCCGCACAGGAAACCAGCCAGCTGATGATAGATAGGCTACCGTTGTTTGTCCAGAGCGCCAACCTTGAGGTGCAGGAGAGGGTAAGACAGATGAGgaataatggacttgtctctttcttttttcctccccaagCCCTAATTGAAATGTTGACCTTTAACTTGAGGATCACAAGATTATCCCGTACACACCAGTCAGATAAATAACACACTCCCTTTTCTCCTGTGCTCAGGCGTCTTGCATTCTTCAGCTGGTCAAGTATATtcagaaactgcagcagaagGACGTAGAAGTAGCAGAAGAAGTCAGCGCGCTGTTTGCTGGTGAGCTCAACCCTGTGGCCCCCAAGGCACAGAAGAAGGTGCCTGTTCCTGAAGGGTGAGTTTGCTCAGTGCAAGAGGGAACTTTTGGAAAATcctaaatatttgtttttaccatTCTGGCACAGCAGCACGAGTAACTGACGCAGCATTCATACTCTGTGTCTGCcgccgtgtttgtttgtgtagccTGGACCTGGATGCTTGGATCAATGAGCCTCCATCTGAAAGTGAGTCTGAGGATGAGCAGCCCAAGGCTATTTTTACCAAGGAGGAGCCCAAACCGTCCCGTCCCCGTCACACAGAGGTGGACGAGAAAGAACTGGCAAGGGTACGCTTCCTAATGATCGTAACACtatgaaaatgaacagaacaaTGGTTTACACTTTACtgcatgtgaaaataaacactAGCACCTAATGCCACTTTCAAGGTAAATGGTGAAGATATAAACAAACCTGTATAACGGAGACAAGACCATGTCTAATGTAGCCATGATCACGTAGTCATTGTTTCAACAAGCAATGTTAACCTTCTCTGAGTTGTGCTGTGAGTAAACCTTGGTCCCCATGTGGATTCCTGCTCATGCTATAACTGAGGTAGGCTGATCCTCATGGATtaatttgtgttgctgtttttcatttccagAGGAGAGAAGCTAGAAAGCAAGAGCAAGCCAACAACCCATTCTACATCAAGGCCTCACCGTCCTCTCAGAAGGCAGGTTCACCAGTTCACCAGTTCCCACATTTCATattagttgtatttttttgtttttcagtagaTAATTATACATGTAGTCATG
Coding sequences within:
- the ap3d1 gene encoding AP-3 complex subunit delta-1 isoform X3 produces the protein MALKIVKGSIDRMFDKNLQDLVRGIRNHKEDEAKYISTCIDEIKQELKQDNIAVKANAVCKLTYLQMLGYDVSWAAFNIVEVMSSSKFTYKRIGYLAASQCFHESTDVIMLTTNQIRKDLSSPNQYDTGVALTGLSCFVTPDLARDLANDIMTLMSHTKPYIRKKAVLIMYKVFLKYPESLRPAFPRLKEKLEDPDPGVQSAAVNVICELARRNPKNYLSLAPLFFKLMTSSTNNWVLIKIIKLFGALTPLEPRLGKKLIEPLTNLIHSTSAMSLLYECVNTVIAVLISLSSGMPNHSASIQLCVQKLRILIEDSDQNLKYLGLLAMSKILKTHPKSVQSHKDLILQCLDDKDESIRLRALDLLYGMVSKKNLMEIVKKLMLHVDKAEGTTYRDELLTKIIDICSQSNYQYITNFEWYISILVELTRLEGTRHGHLIASQMLDVAIRVKAIRVFAVAQMATLLDNAHLLTGNMQRNGICEVLYAAAWICGEFSEHLENPMQTLEAMLRPKVATLPGHIQAVYVQNAAKLFATVLKSQEGNTDATAAQETSQLMIDRLPLFVQSANLEVQERASCILQLVKYIQKLQQKDVEVAEEVSALFAGELNPVAPKAQKKVPVPEGLDLDAWINEPPSESESEDEQPKAIFTKEEPKPSRPRHTEVDEKELARRREARKQEQANNPFYIKASPSSQKVYQEAPGVEHIPVVQIDLSVPLKVPGPTGLPMSDQYVKLEEERRQKERAEKKKKEKKKRKEKRSGRGKKHDSGPESEEDITPAHMVDIVTEEMPENALPSDDDDKDPNDPHKALDIDLDNLVETAGRRPLADSEKLPVRSHRAAEAPKSPAEDGEMDAAPQETKKKSSKEKKEKKKDKDRERKSKDDKKKKKHKHEQKEEDLLGGQGDEPVVQSQESSEVAAPPTSTSAEVSDLDFWLSNAPVPTNTQEVATVAAAAAEAAPVAEAPSGTAPDSEPDEPKDTEMEETKSSKHKKKKQKKEKEEKEKKKKKKHHHHRHHSDGGGEESVQNGTVEEEEPLPPMSNYCLLAENSYIKMVYDIQGNLQDGSQVVVSVIFENKCDSFLKSMEFNVLDSLNSKLQRPEGSGPHDGLTVPFQLPPGVSNEARFVFTVQSIVMPQKLKGTLTFIVKNEDSSTHEKLDFKLHFTCTSYLITTPCYSDAFAKLLESGDLKCSSVRLEGVNMPFHHLLARICFHHHFSVVERIDSCASMYSRSIQGHHVCLLVKTSAQTVSIDAKCDEPTLLGNVLDEIKQTFSQC
- the ap3d1 gene encoding AP-3 complex subunit delta-1 isoform X7 produces the protein MALKIVKGSIDRMFDKNLQDLVRGIRNHKEDEAKYISTCIDEIKQELKQDNIAVKANAVCKLTYLQMLGYDVSWAAFNIVEVMSSSKFTYKRIGYLAASQCFHESTDVIMLTTNQIRKDLSSPNQYDTGVALTGLSCFVTPDLARDLANDIMTLMSHTKPYIRKKAVLIMYKVFLKYPESLRPAFPRLKEKLEDPDPGVQSAAVNVICELARRNPKNYLSLAPLFFKLMTSSTNNWVLIKIIKLFGALTPLEPRLGKKLIEPLTNLIHSTSAMSLLYECVNTVIAVLISLSSGMPNHSASIQLCVQKLRILIEDSDQNLKYLGLLAMSKILKTHPKSVQSHKDLILQCLDDKDESIRLRALDLLYGMVSKKNLMEIVKKLMLHVDKAEGTTYRDELLTKIIDICSQSNYQYITNFEWYISILVELTRLEGTRHGHLIASQMLDVAIRVKAIRVFAVAQMATLLDNAHLLTGNMQRNGICEVLYAAAWICGEFSEHLENPMQTLEAMLRPKVATLPGHIQAVYVQNAAKLFATVLKSQEGNTDATAAQETSQLMIDRLPLFVQSANLEVQERASCILQLVKYIQKLQQKDVEVAEEVSALFAGELNPVAPKAQKKVPVPEGLDLDAWINEPPSESESEDEQPKAIFTKEEPKPSRPRHTEVDEKELARRREARKQEQANNPFYIKASPSSQKVYQEAPGVEHIPVVQIDLSVPLKVPGPTGLPMSDQYVKLEEERRQKERAEKKKKEKKKRKEKRSGRGKKHDSGPESEEDITPAHMVDIVTEEMPENALPSDDDDKDPNDPHKALDIDLDNLVETAGRRPLADSEKLPVRSHRAAEAPKSPAEDGEMDAAPQETKKKSSKEKKEKKKDKDRERKKSKDDKKKKKHKHEQKEEDLLGGQGDEPVVQSQESSEVAAPPTSTSAEEVATVAAAAAEAAPVAEAPSGTAPDSEPDEPKDTEMEETKSSKHKKKKQKKEKEEKEKKKKKKHHHHRHHSDGGGEESVQNGTVEEEEPLPPMSNYCLLAENSYIKMVYDIQGNLQDGSQVVVSVIFENKCDSFLKSMEFNVLDSLNSKLQRPEGSGPHDGLTVPFQLPPGVSNEARFVFTVQSIVMPQKLKGTLTFIVKNEDSSTHEKLDFKLHFTCTSYLITTPCYSDAFAKLLESGDLKCSSVRLEGVNMPFHHLLARICFHHHFSVVERIDSCASMYSRSIQGHHVCLLVKTSAQTVSIDAKCDEPTLLGNVLDEIKQTFSQC